DNA sequence from the Antarctobacter heliothermus genome:
TTTTGCGGTGCCAGACGGATGCGCGCGCCATTGGCGCCACCGCGCTTGTCAGAGCCACGGAATGTCGAGGCAGAGGCCCAAGCGGCCCAGACCAGATCGGCAACCGACAGGCCAGAGCCGAGGATCTCGGCCTTGAGTGCGGCGATGTCCTTGTCGTCGATCAGGGGGTGGTCGACCGCGGGCACCGGATCCTGCCAGATCAGGTCTTCGGCAGGCACCTCTTTGCCCAGATAGCAGGCCTTTGGCCCCATGTCGCGGTGGGTCAACTTGAACCACGCGCGGGCAAAGGCATCGGCAAACTCGTCCGGGTTTTCGTGGAACCGCTTTGAGATCGGCCCATAGATCGGGTCCATCCGCATCGCCATGTCGGCGGTGGTCATCATCACAGGCACCTTCGCGGCAGAGCCATCGACCTGTGGTGCGTGGTCGATGTCCCGCAATTTTTGGGCGTGCCAGATGTGTGCGCCAGCGGGGCTTTTCGTCAACGCCCAGTCATAGCCGAACAGCACATCGAAATAGCCCATGTCCCATTGGATCGGGTTTGCTGTCCACGGTCCCTCGATGCCAGAGGTAGTTGTATCGGCGCCCTTACCCGTCTTGTGGGTGTTCTTCCAACCAAAGCCCATATCCTGCAACCCGCAGGCTTCGGGTTCAGAGCCGACCAGCCCGGGATCGCCCGCGCCATGCGCCTTGCCAAAGGTGTGCCCCCCTGCGACCAGCGCCACGGTTTCCTCGTCGTTCATTGCCATGCGGCCAAAGGTGTCGCGAATGTCCCGGCCAGAGGCCAGCGGATCTGGATTACCGTCAGGCCCCTCGGGGTTCACATAGATCAGCCCCATCTGCACGGCGGCCAACGGGTTTTCCAACGCGCGGTCCCCTGAATAGCGGCTGTTGGCCTTGTCGGATGTGGCCAACCATTCCCCTTCGGCCCCCCAATAGATGTCTTCCTCTGGCGCCCAAATGTCTTCGCGGCCACCGGCAAAACCAAATGTCTTGCCGCCCATGCTTTCAATTGCGACATTCCCGGCCAGGATCATCAGGTCCGACCACGACAGGGCGTTCCCGTACTTCTCCTTGATCGGCCATAGCAGACGTCGCGCCTTGTCCAGATTGCCGTTGTCGGGCCATGAATTCAGCGGCGCAAATCGCTGGCTACCGGTCGAGGCGCCGCCACGTCCGTCGGCGGTGCGATAGGTGCCCGCGCTGTGCCACGCCATTCGGATGAAAAATGGGCCATAATGGCCATAATCTGCGGGCCACCAGTCCTGACTGTCGGTCATCAGAGCGGTCAGATCCGCCTTGACCGCGTCCAGATCCAGCGCCTTGAACGCCTCGGCATAGTCAAAGCCTGCAGGCATCGGGTTCGATGCGGGCCCATGCTGATGCAGGATGGCAAGGTTCAGTTG
Encoded proteins:
- the katG gene encoding catalase/peroxidase HPI; this translates as MDGNDMRQGGGCPVMHGATNTSGRSNRDWWPNQLNLAILHQHGPASNPMPAGFDYAEAFKALDLDAVKADLTALMTDSQDWWPADYGHYGPFFIRMAWHSAGTYRTADGRGGASTGSQRFAPLNSWPDNGNLDKARRLLWPIKEKYGNALSWSDLMILAGNVAIESMGGKTFGFAGGREDIWAPEEDIYWGAEGEWLATSDKANSRYSGDRALENPLAAVQMGLIYVNPEGPDGNPDPLASGRDIRDTFGRMAMNDEETVALVAGGHTFGKAHGAGDPGLVGSEPEACGLQDMGFGWKNTHKTGKGADTTTSGIEGPWTANPIQWDMGYFDVLFGYDWALTKSPAGAHIWHAQKLRDIDHAPQVDGSAAKVPVMMTTADMAMRMDPIYGPISKRFHENPDEFADAFARAWFKLTHRDMGPKACYLGKEVPAEDLIWQDPVPAVDHPLIDDKDIAALKAEILGSGLSVADLVWAAWASASTFRGSDKRGGANGARIRLAPQKDWAANEPARLSRILDVLSGIASDFNGGASGGKKVSLADLIVLGGNAAIEEAARDGAHNIDVPFSPGRGDATAAQTDAASFEPMEPIADGFRNYEKAAYTVPAEALLIDKAQLLGLSAPEMTALVGGLRSLGVTCGQSGLDVLTKRPGTLSPDFFVNILDMDTEWLPVDGAERVFEGCDRASGAKKWTASRVDLVFGSNSQLRALAEVYASKGNEGLFVRDFVSAWTKVMNADRFDLH